ACAGTCAGCCACGTAACGTATCGCTTGCCGAATATGGTGGTGGATACTATTACCCCGACCTTTTTGCTTCAAAGCGTGCCGACAGAGAGGGACTGTTGCGGAGTTTTGCCCGTATCGTGAATGTGCACATGCAAAAGATGGGTATCAAAGCATTTGGTTTCATTTGTCATAAGATAGATTCGAAAGAAGCCCTGGATGCATATCGTGTCTTTGCCGAAGAATTGGAAGGAATAGCCGGAATGCTTGCCGTGCAGTATTCTCCCTATAATGGCGGATACGGTAAAGTGTTTTGGGTGAAAGACCGGAAAGGGAACGATATTCCGGTGATTTCCGCACGCGGACAGATATGGGCTAACCAGGAAAAAGAAAAGTCCGGTACTCCCTCCCAGATTGCAGCAGTAATTAATGAAGATGCGACGAGTAAAATTCCTGAGGGCGAGATAGCGTGGACCATTGTTCATGCCTGGTCGCGCTTTGAGAAAGAGTCGAAAGACAGTATTGTCAGTGCGCCGCAGAACAGCCGTTCGCCGAGAGGAGTGACTCCTGTGTACTGGTGTAAGCAGTTGCTGGACAAAAAGGTACAGGTAGTGCCGGTAGATGAGTTGCTTTGGCGGTTAAGAATCAAACACGTCAATAGAGATTCTGCCATAAATTCTAATTGAAAAACATTAAAGTATACACATATATGGAAATTAACAGACGAGATTTCATTACTAAAGTGTCTGCTATTGCAGCATTGAGTGTCCTGCCTTCGTCATTTGTAGCCGCTATGGGCAATGAGAAGGTAGAGAAGGCCAAGCCCAAGTATCCAACATTGAAATGTGATGTGGTGGTAGTCGGAGCCGGTCCCGGTGGAGTACCTGCTGCCATTGCGGCAGCCCGTCAGGGAGCTAAAGTAATATTGCTGGAAGAGGATAATATGCCTGGTGGAGCCCCGGTCGATATGTATGTTCCCTTTATATGCGGTGGTCCCAGGGTGGGAGTGTTTCAGGAGATGATTCAGGTATTGAATGCAAAACACACTATTGGCGGGCGTACTTGTGAGACGTTCGGAAAAACAGGTAGTGACGGAAAGAATCACTGGTGGATGCCCGGCTCTTATGCGGAAGTGATTTATCAGCTTCTCGAAAAAGAAGAAAACATCACGCTGATGTGCGCAGCACCCGTTGTAGGAGTAAAGCTCAAGACCTCCGGCAACAGAAACCAGGTGACTGGAGTGCGCATCATGCGTAATGGCGATTATCAGGATATTGATGCGGCAGTTACCATAGATGCCACCGGCAACGGACTGATTGCCGATATGGCAGGATGCGAATATATGTTTGGCAGCGAAGCCAAGAGCGATTACAACGAGCCCGTAGGCATCGAAGTGGCCGATGGTAAGGTGCAGCCCTGTACCTGGATGCTGATTAGTGAAAGAATCAAGCGCAATGCCATACTACCTATTGATAAACTGAAAGGCAGCAGTGCTGTGGAAGATAACCTGAATCGTTGGGTGAAAGCTGACGATAAGGAGGATATGATCCGGAGAGACGCCGGCATCTATCTGCACTGGGGACGGACTGTATATTGCAAGGATACCCGTGATCCTCTGTTGCTGGCACAAGCCCAGCAAGAAGCATTGGAACGTCTGCAGGAAAACCTCGAAATCTGGCACGAAGCCGGATACGCAGTGCATCTGGCTCCGAAGCTGGGCGTGCGCGAAGTGCGTCGTATCAAAGGCGAGTACGTGCTTACAGCCAACGATCTCATTGCTGGAACGATGCATGATGACGTGATAGCCCACGCACACTATTCATTCGATGTATGGGGAATGAAAATTCCCGAAGAGATGAAACATATCGGTCCTTATGGCATTCCCTATCGCAGTATTCTGCCAACCAAGACCGAGGGTTTGCTCACTGCCGGACGTATCATCAGTGCGACACGCATTGCGCACAGTTCTCTTAGAGTGCAGCCTATCTGTTCCAACATCGGAATGGCAGCAGGTACGGCAGCAGCTATGTCCGCCTTGAATCAAACCGGACTTCGTTCCATAGATATCAAACAACTACAAGACCGACTTGCCTCAATGGGGCTTTTCGATGGTTTAAAAAAGAAATAAGCGTACGACTATGACAATGAATAGAAGACAGTTTTTGAAGAACATGGGAATAGGCGCTGCTGGTGCAGCTTTGCCCGGAGTCTCCATGTTTGCCGCGAATGAAGCGATGAATCCCCAAGATAAATCTCTGTTTAAATTGCCCGAATTGCATTGCGATGTAATCGTAGTGGGTGCCGGACCGGCAGGTATACCTGCAGCCGTTGCCGCTGCCAGAGAGGGAGCCAAGGTAATTTTACTGGAAGAAGATATGATGCCCGGAGGAGCTCCGGTGGATATGTATGTCACATATATGTGCGGTGCACCCCGTGTCGGTGTATTTATCGATATGGTGCGCGAACTGAACCAGAAACATTCACTAAGCATTACCCCTAGCAGCACGTTCGGACAATGGGCATGGGATAATAAGCAGCATTGGTGGTTGCCGTCGTCATTCGCGCAAGTCGTTTACGGCATTATGAAAGCGGAAAAGAACATCACGTTGATGTGTGGTTCGCCGGTTGTGGATGCAGTGGTCGAGACAAAAGGCAACAGAAACAGAGTGACCGGCGTCTGCGTGATGCGTCAAGGGATGTTGCAGAAAGTCTCCGCACCGGTTACCATCGACGCCACCGGTACCGGACTTCTGGCAGCCAAAGCCGGTTGTGAATACTTCTACGGCAGTGACGCCCGCAAGGACTTCAACGAAAGTATCGGACTTGAAAAGAGCGACGGCAGAGTGCAGCCATGTACCATGATGTACATCAGCCAACGCACCCGCAGCGACGCGGAATTTCCCCGCCACATATTCAAGACCGGTGTACTCGATCACGACCAGGAAAAGTGGGTAACCCAGCAGACGGAAGAGGAATTCCGGAAGATAGATTCCGGCATATACCTCCACTGGGGAGCAACGGTAGAGTGTACTGACACTACCGACCCGGTATTAGTAGCCGACGCGCATCGCCGTGCCATGAAAAAGCTGGAACCACAATTCGAAGCCCTCAACCGGGCTGGATACGTCACCCATGTAGCCCCCAAAATAGGAATCAGAGAGTGCCGCCGTATCAAAGGAGAATATGTGTTGACGGTGGATGATGTACTGAAAGGAGTGATGCACGATGATAAGATTGCTGATGCCTGGTACTCGTTAGACCCGTGGGGAATGAATGTAGACCCCAAAATAAAGAACAGCGTAGGACCTTACGGCATCCCATACCGCAGCTTGATTCCCGTCAACACCGAAGGATTGCTGACAGCCGGACGCATTATCAGCGGAACCCGTCTGGCAATGAGTTCTTACCGGGTGCAACCGATATGTGCAACCATTGGCGAAGCAGCCGGTACGGCAGCAGCGATGGCGGCTTTACAGAAGACGAGTGTGCGCAATCTCGATGTACGCCGCTTGCAGAACCGCTTGGACGAGAAAGGTCTGTTCGAATGGTATCGTCATGTGAATATGAATGTGAATAATAAACCATGGAAAAAATAAGAATAAGTATGAACCGTATATTTCTTGTGATATTAGTATCAATTTTCATAGTCTCCACAGCTAGTGCTCAAACCACTTTCCTGAAGAAACTCAAGAAAGGTGAAAAACAGACTGTTGTGTTCTACGGTGCCAGTGCAGCCATCAATACCTCCAACCGGGTTTGGGTGGACCAGCTTCGCACCAGACTCGAACGCAGATTCCCCGAAAAGATAACGTTCTACAACTGCTCGAAGTCAGGAATCGGCTCTTTCTGGGCAACGGAAAACTTCAAGGACTCCGTATTGAGCCGCAAACCCGATTTGCTGATATTCGGCTTTTCGGAGAATGATGCTGTGACTCGTTTCAACAATGCTCCTTGGTATTCGGGAAAGTGTGCGGAATACATGGTTGACAATCTGCGGGCGCAGAATCCCGATGCCACCATTGTATTGTATATTCTTTCCGAACGTCCGTTGGGACAATCGGCGGAGACTCGTCCCGAACTGGCAGCATTCAATGCTTCATGCCGCGAAGCTGCCAAAAAGAAAGGTATCATTCTGGTCGATTATTCGGTAGAGTTTAACAAAATCTACGATGCCGGAGGAGAAGAAGCATTAAAACCATATCAGCGTGACGGTATTTTGCCTACTCGCAAAGCAGCTCAAGAAATTCTTGTACCGATGATGTGGGAGGCGATATTGGGACGTGACAGTACAAAGAAGTGATTCATCAGTTGAAAACATCCTATACAGATGCGTAAATTAAAGAATATGTGGATTGTTGCCTGTCTTTTGCAGGTAAGTGTGGTCTGGGCCGAAAAAGCACCGGTCGATTATGTGAATCCGTTGATGGGAACCCTGTCCGATTTTAAACTCTCTGCCGGCAACACATATCCGGCAGTGGCCATGCCATGGGGCATGAATTTCTGGGTACCACAGACCGGAAAGATGGGAGATGGCTGGCAGTATAAATATGACCAGTACCAGATTCGAGGCTTCAAACAGACCCATCAACCCAGTCCGTGGATTAACGATTACGGGCAGTTTTCACTCATGCCTGTCATTGGGAATAAAATAAACGAAGAAGAACGGGCAAGCTGGTTCTCTCACAAAGCCGAGACGGTGACGCCTTATTATTATGGTGTATACTTGGCCGACTATGATATTAGAACAGAGTTGGTTCCTACCGAGCGGGCGGTGCACTTTCGTTTCACGTTCCCACAGTCGGACTCTGCTGCTGTGGTGATTGATGCGTTCGACAAGGGATCGTATATACGTGTCGTTCCCGAAGAGAATAAGATTATAGGATATACCACCCGCAATAGTGGTGGCGTACCGGATAATTTCAAGAACTATTTTGTGATTCACTTCGATAAGCAACCCGTTTCATTCTCCGTGTGGAACAATGGAAAAACCGTTGCCGGACAAGAGCTGGAAAGCAATCATGTAGGTGCTGTTGTTCGCTTTTCCACTCAACGGGGAGAACAGGTACAAGCACGGGTGGCTTCCTCTTTCATCAGCTTCGAGCAAGCCGAGTTGAACCTGAAAGAACTAGGCGGCAGAAGTCTGGAACAACTGAAAGACGATGGAGAGAAAAAATGGAATGATGTATTGGGACGCATTGCTATTGATGCCGACGAAGATCAGAAACAGGTGTTCTATTCATGTCTTTACCGTTCCGTACTTTTCCCCCGTATGTTCTTCGAAATGGATTCAGCCGGAAAGCCGGTCCACTATAGCCCTTACAACGGCAAAGTATTGCCCGGATACATGTTTACCGATACAGGCTTCTGGGATACATTCCGTTGTTTGTTCCCGTTGCTGAATCTGGTGTATCCGTCCGTCAATCAACAGATGCAGGAGGGATTGCTGAATACGTACAAAGAAAGCGGATTCCTGCCGGAATGGGCTTCACCGGGACATCGTGATTGCATGGTGGGTAACAACTCGGCTTCCGTGGTAGCCGATGGCATACTGAAGGGTGTGACGCCGAAGAATTTATGGTCGGGATTGTACGACGCAATGGTGAAAAGTGCCAATAGTGAGCATCCTACCAGTACTTCGACAGGACGTCTGGGTTATGAATATTATAACAAACTGGGCTACATTCCTTACAACGTAGGCATCAAAGAAAATGCAGCCCGCACGCTGGAATATGCATACAATGACTGGTGCATCTGGCAGATTGCTAAATTGTTGGATCGTCCCCAAGCAGAACAGGAGTTATATCGCCAGCGTAGCATGAACTACAAGAACCTGTACGATGCTTCTCATAAGTTGATGCGCGGAAAGAATGAAGACGGAACATTCCAGGCTCCATTCAATCCATTCAAGTGGGGAGATGCGTTTACGGAGGGAAACAGTTGGCATTACTCCTGGTCTGTGTTTCATGACGTGGAGGGACTCATTCATTTGATGGATGGCAAGAAATCCTTTACCGGTATGTTGGATTCTGTGTTTTCCTTGCCGCCGGTGTTTGACGACAGCTATTATGGCTTCGTGATACACGAAATTCGTGAAATGCAGATTATGGATATGGGCAACTATGCGCATGGCAACCAGCCCATCCAGCACATGATTTATCTGTATAACTATGCGCAGGAACCCTGGAAAACCCAGTATTGGCTACGCGAAGTGATGAACCGGATGTATAAACCTACTCCCGACGGATATTGCGGAGACGAGGACAACGGACAGACTTCGGCCTGGTACGTATTCTCTGCCCTGGGCTTTTATCCGGTATGTCCCGGAAGCGGACAATATGTGGTCGGAGCTCCTTTGGTTCGCAAAGCTGTCATTACATTGGAGAACGGGAACAAGATAACTATACAAGCAGAAAACAACAATAAGAATAATCGCTATATACAGCGAATGATGATGAACGGGAAAGATTATACCCGTAACTACCTGAAACATGATGATTTGATAAAAGGCGGTAGCTTGAACTTTAAGATGGGGGATAAGCCCAACAAAAAGCGTGGTATAATGCCTCAAGATGCTCCTTATTCAATGTCCGGCCAACAGAAATAATCAGGTGACTGATCGTTTCATATATTAATTGAACACTATAATTGAATACTATGAAAATGAAAAGCTTTATTTATATCATGGGAATTGTCTTATTGGCGGTTTTCTGCTCTTGCGAAAAACAGGGAGAGCAGGATCAGGGAACGGAACAGGGAAAAGAACAAGGGCAGGGAGAGAAGCCGGAACCGGAATCACCCGAAGACGATGATTTAATAGTCACTCCGGGAATACGTGAGCAATTACGTGTGAACTATGCTAACGATGATCCCCGGCAATATCTGGTGGTTTTTACCACCGGTCTTTCCCGCAAGTGTCCTGTTTATCTCTGGGCGCATACCAATAGCTGGGACCCGGTGAATCATCCTCAACTGGCGGAACAAGTATCGACAGATATTCTGGAACCCTTGTTGAAACGCGGCATTGCAGTGGTCAGTTGGGAATCGGTCAATCAGGTAGAGACGAACACCCACATCAAGACCTGCGAAGCCGATATGAAACTTGTATATGCTTGGATGAAGGAACATGCGGATGAGTATCTACTGAATCTCGACAGCCTTTATGTGGGTGGCGGTTCTCGTGGTTCCATTGTTTCCTGGAGATTTATTCATGAGAATCCGGAGTTGGTCAAAGGTGGTTGGTTTGCCGAGGCCTTGCCTTATCCGGCAGGAACTTCCCCAGATATTATTTTGCCGATAACGAACGCTTCTCCTTATGTCCGGTTGACTTACAAATACAACCAGTCCACACATCCCGCCGAGGAAATCCATCATCCCAAATATGGATGGAAAGTATACCGGAAGTATCAGGAACTGGGCATTGAGAATAAAATTGAAGTTTTAGAAGATATGGGCGATGCATATTATAATGGCTTGTGGAAGTTTATCCGGAATTCGAAGTTAAAACCATCGTCGAAAGATAACAATTAAACATTGATTACTATAATTGGAAACTATGTATACAATGAAAACATCATGTATCGTGATGATCGTCATCTTCTTCTTTTGTTTGGTAGGTTGCCACAGCCCGGCTGACGCGGCTGATACGGAATCGGCACTGACAGAAGAACCGACCAAAGAGCCGGGAGAAGGATCCGAAGAACCTTCTTTGGTTGAAAACTGGGATTTGATTGAAATCACGCGTGCCGAAGTGGGGAACAGCAATTATGAAGAACTGCTCTATCTGGCTTCGCTTGCCGGACTTGTGAATCGCAACAGTCCCGAAATCTTTCTTCACTCCGGTCAAGCATACGCCAAATGGATGAACGAAATGAAAGCCTCCGGTTATACCTTTACGAAGAAAAGCCTGTCGGAGATAACTTCTTTGTTCCTGAACAGAGCGAAAGGGTATGTATTGGTGGATGATAAATTGGAGAAAACATACATTGCTGCAAGCCTTGCAGGAGTGCTTGATGCTGTGATACTGACAACGGATCTGGCCTCTAAAGCTCCTTATAACAGTCTGCAGAAACTGGCCGACGTGAGAGGTAAGGATGAGGCTTGGCTGGCCGACTATATAAAACAACATTCTTCACAATTCAACCTGAATGCGATTGTGAACAATGCTTCTTTCCCGTGGACAATGGTCGATTTTGCCATAGCGAACCGATATCCCTGGTGTAGCAATGCCAAAAGTGACGGTGCTGTGTTGCAAAAGCTTTATTATATGTTGAAACCCAATTCGCCTCATTACGGTTGGGGAGTACCCTATAATCTTGAACGCATGGATGTGCGGTTCGGATGCGAACATAATGGAGTATATACAGTGCCGGGTATTAACACCATGAGCCTTTCCATCCTGTCGTCCAAACAGTTGAAACCGTATGACCGACCGGCTTCGCTTGTGGAAGTCCCGGCACGAACAGGCGTGCATTATGCCACGATCGTATTCAGTGACGGAGACAATACGTCCTATATGCTCGATTTGTTTTCCCGGAATACCTATATCTCGCATCCGCGTGCACATGAGATTCCGCTTACCTGGATGTATCCCCCGACTCTGCGCACCAATATGGTTCCGGTGCACAACTGGTATCAGAAAAATCTGCCGGCAACCAACTGTTATGTCGGGGCATTGTCCGGTGCGGGTTATACATTCCCGTCTCATCATGAGTTTGTAGCCGACTATTTCCGCATGACGAATGGAATGTTGAAAGATTGCGGAATGCAGTATATGGTACTGATGGACGATGCGGAACTATTCACCGGTTCGTATGCCGGTTCGTATGAAACGTTTATGAAGCGGCATACCGGCAACTTGCCCGATATGAAAGGATTCTTGTATATGAACTATCTGGGATATGCCAAATGGCAGGGCGCTTATTTCTTTGCAGGAGATGTTCCGGTCGTTTCGTTCCGCTATTTCATGAAGAATGATGATAAGTTTACGGAACCTCATACTCCCGAAACCATCGCTGCGGCTTTGAACTCGGCTCCGCGTGACATTAACAGTATAGATGCCTATTCGGCAATTGTGGTACACGTCAATGCTCCGTCCAGTTACACGGTGGAAGATATGCTTGCATTTAAAAACTTATTAAACGAAAATGTAGTATTGGTGAATACGGAACAGTTCCTCGAACTTATCAGGAAGAATGTGAAAGGCAATAGAGGTTAATCCCTCTTTTATCATAGCGGTTAATGCTTTTTTGAGGATGTTAATCCACGGATTAACCCTAGTTCTAATCATTTCACCCATATATTTGAGAAAAAAACAGTATTCTTTTAGTAACCTAAAAAATTAATACCCAATGAAACAACTCTATTCATTATGTATGATTATGCTCCTGGCATCTGTTCTGGCAATAGATGTTATGGGACAAAAAACGACTCTGACTGTTACCGGTAAAGTAACGGATCTGGAGGGAGACCCACTGTCGGGAGTTTCGGTTGTTGTGCAGGGAACAACGCGCGGCACGATTACCAATATCGATGGAGCATACTCTATAAATGTACCGTCGAAACAGTCGGTGCTTGTTTTCTCGATGATTAGTATGAAAACTGTAGATCATCGCGTAGGCAATAGTACACAGATCAATATTATTATGGAAGAGGACGTGATTGGTTTAGGAGATGTAGAGGTGGTAGCCATCGGTTACGGCTCTATGCGTCGCTCGGACTTGACAGGTTCCATATCATCTATTAGTAAGGATGCATTGAGCGAACGTGCCATCACATCACTCGAAGATGCCATGAGAGGTAAGGCAGCCGGTATGCAGATTGTGCAGAATGACGGTGCTCCCGGTTCCGATTACACCATCCGTATTCGTGGTGCATCGTCCGTTAATGCTTCAAGTGCCCCGATTTTTGTTATCGACGGTGTGATTTGTGAAGATGCTTCTTCTCTGAATCCGGGCGATGTGGCATCCATTGAAATTCTAAAAGATGCTTCCTCAACCGCTATTTATGGTTCGCGTGGTGCGAACGGTGTCATCATGATTACCACACGCCAGGGAACCAATGATGGAAAAACACGGGTGGAGTTGTATGCTAATTTAGGTATGCAGCAGGCAGTACGCCAATTTGATATGCTCAATTCTTCGGAATATGCGTTAATGCGTTACAAGACCGGATGGAAATACTACCCCTACGGAACCGATCCGTCGACCATGAGCGATGGCATTGTCTATCGTGACAATCCGAACGGTGACGGTAACTATTGGGTACTTCCCGAAAGTTCAACTTATGCAGACTGGGAGTCGTATGGTGCCCCAGGTAGTACAAATACCGACTGGCAGGACTTGATGTTCCGCGATGCCCTGTATCAGGAATACCGCGTCAACGTTTCAGGTGGTAATAAGAATACCCGCTATTCGATATCCGGAGGCTATCTCAACCAGGAAGGTATCGTTGTTAATTCCGGTTTCGAACGTTTCACGGGAAGAATTAACCTTGTTCAGAAATTGAGTACTAACGTGACTCTGACCGCCAACATATCAGGTTCAAGAACTAAAAATTCCGGTTTGGCAACCGGCAGTTCCGATGGTCTGATGGTGAAATTGTTACGTCAGTCGCCTTTGAATTCTGCTACCTCATCCGGTATTACCGAAGGTACAGGTAGTGAAGAGGGACAAGTGGTTTCCAACCCATACGTACAAGTGCGTGATATTACCAACAATCGCTACAAAGATAATCTGACAGCACGTATGCAAGTTGAATGGAAAATACTTCGCGAACTCTCACTGCGTGTAGCAGGTACGTATGAGGACAACCATCAAAAAACAGATGTGTTTTATCCCGCTAATACCGAACAGGGATTTAAGGCGAACGGACGTGCCATTGTCAGCAATGCCGGAATTAAAAAGCTCTCTGGAGAAGCATTTCTTACCTACACCAATTCTTGGAAAGGCGGACATCGTCTCAATGTATTGGCAGGTAGCACGCTTGAAACCTATAACAATAATACAGTGCGTACTGAAACGCAGAATTTCCCTTCACTCAACCTTGGTGTGAATGGAATGGGGATGGGCGTCACTCCACAGATACCGACATCTTCAATTGTCAAGTGGAATATGGCATCATTCCTTGCACGTGCCGAATACAATTATAAGGAACGTTATCTGCTGACAGCCAGCTATCGTGCCGATGGTTCTTCACGTTTCGGTGCCGGTAATAAATGGGCGGGATTCCCGTCAGTTGGTCTGGCATGGCGTATCAACGAAGAGTCGTTTGTGAAAGACTTGGGAGTCTTCTATAACCTTAAGTTGCGTTTCGGTTATGGTCGCAGTGGTAACACAGCCATTCCTTCTTATCGCAGCCTTTCAACAATCGCTTCTTCATTCTATCCGATGTACGGTTCCGATCTTTCTTACGGCGCCAGCATTGACAGGCCGGCAAACGCGTCATTACGTTGGGAAACAACGGATATGGTCAATCTCGGACTGGATATGTCTTTCTTTAAAAACCGCCTGGCAATGACGGTGGATGTTTATCGCAAAAAGACCACCGACCTGCTGATTGAAAAGAATGCAGCATTGGCTACAGGATACGAAAAGGGATGGGCCAATATCGGAGCAGTCCGCAATCAGGGTATTGAGATTACCTTGGATGCTACCCCTATTCTGACTAAGAAATGGAACTGGACCTTGAATGCCAACATCGGCTTCAACCGTTCGAAAGTGCTTGATATCGGCCCTGGTGATGAAATGGGATTCGACCCGGGAGTTATTCCCGGTTCAGGAAACTTTGTCATGATCCGCAAGAACAAGAGCCTCGGACAGTGGTATGGTTATAAGATTGACGGTGTGTATGCTTCACAGCACGAAATCAATGAACAAGGGCTTACCGAAGTGCTCGGACAGAAGATTGCCAGCATACGTCCGGGAGATTATCGCTTCCGCGACCAGAACGGTGACGGTAAAATCACTTCTGCCGACCTCGTATTACTGGGAAGTGGCGAACCGGATTTCACAGGCGGTTTGACGAACACAGTTTCTTATAAGAACCTGTCATTGAGCGTAGCTATGCAGTTCAGTTACGGAGCAACTGTTTTCAACGCCAACCTTCATTCATTGACAAGTGGACGTGACGGTCATAATCAGATTGCTGAAATGAATACCAAGTCCTGGTCGCCGACACTTTATGATGCAGATGGTAACGTATTCTTTGCCGGTAACAACGAAGCCAAATATCGTATGCCGGGTGGGGTGGCACTCAACTACTGTACATCCAAGATGCTTGAAGACGGTTCGTTCCTCCGTATTGGAGACATCACGCTGGCCTACGCACTTGGAAAGAAAGTAGCCA
The DNA window shown above is from Bacteroides faecium and carries:
- a CDS encoding SusC/RagA family TonB-linked outer membrane protein, giving the protein MKQLYSLCMIMLLASVLAIDVMGQKTTLTVTGKVTDLEGDPLSGVSVVVQGTTRGTITNIDGAYSINVPSKQSVLVFSMISMKTVDHRVGNSTQINIIMEEDVIGLGDVEVVAIGYGSMRRSDLTGSISSISKDALSERAITSLEDAMRGKAAGMQIVQNDGAPGSDYTIRIRGASSVNASSAPIFVIDGVICEDASSLNPGDVASIEILKDASSTAIYGSRGANGVIMITTRQGTNDGKTRVELYANLGMQQAVRQFDMLNSSEYALMRYKTGWKYYPYGTDPSTMSDGIVYRDNPNGDGNYWVLPESSTYADWESYGAPGSTNTDWQDLMFRDALYQEYRVNVSGGNKNTRYSISGGYLNQEGIVVNSGFERFTGRINLVQKLSTNVTLTANISGSRTKNSGLATGSSDGLMVKLLRQSPLNSATSSGITEGTGSEEGQVVSNPYVQVRDITNNRYKDNLTARMQVEWKILRELSLRVAGTYEDNHQKTDVFYPANTEQGFKANGRAIVSNAGIKKLSGEAFLTYTNSWKGGHRLNVLAGSTLETYNNNTVRTETQNFPSLNLGVNGMGMGVTPQIPTSSIVKWNMASFLARAEYNYKERYLLTASYRADGSSRFGAGNKWAGFPSVGLAWRINEESFVKDLGVFYNLKLRFGYGRSGNTAIPSYRSLSTIASSFYPMYGSDLSYGASIDRPANASLRWETTDMVNLGLDMSFFKNRLAMTVDVYRKKTTDLLIEKNAALATGYEKGWANIGAVRNQGIEITLDATPILTKKWNWTLNANIGFNRSKVLDIGPGDEMGFDPGVIPGSGNFVMIRKNKSLGQWYGYKIDGVYASQHEINEQGLTEVLGQKIASIRPGDYRFRDQNGDGKITSADLVLLGSGEPDFTGGLTNTVSYKNLSLSVAMQFSYGATVFNANLHSLTSGRDGHNQIAEMNTKSWSPTLYDADGNVFFAGNNEAKYRMPGGVALNYCTSKMLEDGSFLRIGDITLAYALGKKVAKKVGMQNIKLFASVKNLCVFTKYTGFDPEVNTRQGQTGDLMPSLDYSAYPRNRSYSVGFNFIF